Genomic window (Chloroflexota bacterium):
AGCAGCGCCTCTACGACATCCTCGAACACGCGCCGGTAGTACGGCTCGTCCGCATCGAGTACAATAAGGCCGTTGTGGCAGGACACGGCTTGTTCCAGAGTTATTCCCACCCTTGCGGAAGCCCTGCGGAGGTGTCAACTACCAGAGGCTTCCCATTTGTCCTGTCCACTACGGCTATCGGGCTGTCTCTCAGGTGCGCGTATCTTCGCAGTTCCGACTTGGCTCTCAGATACGTGATGAGCAGGCAGACTATCCTCATATTGCCTCCGTCAGGTTTACCGCGCATCAGGGAGATGCATGACGAATACTAGCGAACAGATGTACGCTTTATCAACTTGCAATTACACGAACATAGGGCAATATCTCATTGCCCCATTTGAATAAGACGGTCTGCCACTGGCGCTCCAGTGCCGCGTGGCAGGCGCCAGTCTGCACGGCAGTGGAAACGACAGCGCCCTCCTGCAGTTCTGCCCGAGTTGCTATCGTTGCCTAGTGAGCGCCACACTGAAGAGCGACGAGTCCGTGCGGGTCGATCAGTGCGAGCCGTCCTTCTTCATGCCTGATCGTTCTTTGCGGTAAGCCCACGAGCGCGTGAATTCGATGCCTCGTTCTTTACAGTACCCTAGCAGAGTCTCGTTGGTGAACACGCTGTCGTTGTCGGAGTTTATCCCGCGGATCGGGACAGGGAAGACGCGGGAGAATGCATCCAGTCCTTCAACCTTCAGAGTCTGCTCACTTGCCAATGATGGAATAGCTTCCGTCCGACCGGAGCACGCGTCGGTGACCACCCAGTCTACTGATATACACCCCGTCACCGTGCCACTCCAGAGCGCCACATCCGCTCTACCGATGTGATCGAGGTTCTCTCTGAGCTGATGGTGATACGTTTAGCACCGGGCCACGTCCGTTCGGACAATGGACCGGAGTACACAGCAAGGGCTGCCAGTGAGTGGCTTGGGAAGGTGGGACCGAGGACGCTTTACATCGAGTCTGGGGCGCCTTGGGAGAACGGATACATAAAGAGTACAATGCAACCGAATGCGGAGTCGCTTGACGAGACGATAGGAGGTCAGCATGCAGACGGTAGGCTTCATAGGGCTTGGTAACTTGGGAACGCCAATGGCGCGAAACATCCAAAGGGCTGGGTTTCCCATGGTCGTGTTCGACGTGGCGGAGGGCGCGACTAGGCCTCTACTTGAGGGTGGCGCTCGGCTGGCGGCTTCCCCCGGAGAGGTCGCGGCCGCCAGCGATGTGATTCTCAGCTCGGTGCCGGGGCCTCCCGAGGTGGAGCAGGTAGCGCTCGGTCCCGAAGGGATCGTCAGCGGCATTGGCGAGGGGGACGTTTACGTGGACATCTCCACCAGTCGGCCCTCCCTCATACGCGAGATAGCGAGAGTCTTCGAAGGGAAGGGCGCCCACGTACTCGACGCCCCGGTACTGACAAGTCCGGCCGCCGCTGAGAACAGGGAGGTGATCGTTATGCCCAGCGGAGACAGGGAAGTGTTCGAGCGCCTTCTTCCAGTGTTCGAGGCATTTGCCGACAAGGTCGTCTATCAGGGCGAGCTGGGCATGGGAAGTGCATGCAAGCTAGTGAACAACATGATCACGCTGGCAGTGAGGCAGGTGGTTGCGGAGGGGCTAACTCTGGGTATGAAGGCCGGCCTCGACCTGGACGCCCTCATGGAAGCCGGCAGCAGAATGATTCTGGGCACTCAGAAGGAAGGCTTAGAGAGGACCGTATTCCGGGGCGAGTTCGAGCCTCCCTCCTTCAGGCAGGCTCTTGCCAGAAAAGATATAGGACTCGCGAACGAGTTGGCACGGGAGCTGAGCGTTCCAATGCCGGTTGCGAACATTGTGGAGCAGGTCGCCATCCAGTGCGGCAACCGCGGCTGGGGAGACCTGGACACCCACGTCATCTACCGGCTGCAGGAGATCGCGGCAGGTGTCGAAATCAGGCAACGCTAGTCCGCCGCGCGGCCCAACGGTCAGCCTCTGACCCTCCGGTACACCTGGACCCGGTGCCTGGAGGACTCTGTGACATAGAGCCTGCCATCAACGTCGAGCGTAACGGAGGCCGGGCCCCAGAAGTACGGTTCCGTCTGCGTCGATACCAAGTAGGGCGTGTTGAGGTGGGAGGGTAGGTCGGGCACAAGGTTGGACTGGTCTCTCGTGGTGCTCTCGTCCGGGTTGACGTCGAGGAACTCCTGCGCCCACTTCGAGACCGTGGCCTCGCCCCGGAGACTCTGCACGAATGCGCCGTCCAGCGCCAGCAACTGCACGCGCTCGTTACCCCAATCGGCGACGTAGATATACCCTTCGGCGTCAACCGCAGGCTTGGCGGGCCTGTGGAACTGGCCCTCGCGCTCTCCCGGCTCTCCAAAAGCGGCCAGAAAGCGGCCGTCGGCTGTGAACTTCTGGATGCGGTCATTCCGCCAGTCAGCAACATATACGTTGTCCTGCGTGTCTAGAGTTATGCCCCAAGGGAGGTTGAACTGTCCCTCCTCTTCACCCTTCTCCCCCCACTGCAGCAGGTGCCGACCGTCGGCGGTGAACTTATGCACGCGACAATTCTTCTGGTCCACGACGTACACGTTGTCGTCGGCGTCGATTGCTAGACCGGAGGGACCGTCCAGTTGTCCGTCGCCGCTGCCGTGCTCTCCCCACTTGTTCTTGAACGCTCCGGACCTATCGAACACGGTGACACTGTGATGGTACTCGTCGGCGACATAGACGTTCTCACTACTATCAACAGCGATAGCAGTCGGAAGCCAGAACTGCCCGTCTTCGTGGCCGTAGGAGCCGAACTCGCCCAGGTATTCCTCGTCGAGAGTGCATATACCGACTCGAGCGAGCCCTGCGTGCCGAT
Coding sequences:
- a CDS encoding 6-bladed beta-propeller, with the protein product MNNNPTGRGFGHPVDLAISKGGRIYVLNRHAGLARVGICTLDEEYLGEFGSYGHEDGQFWLPTAIAVDSSENVYVADEYHHSVTVFDRSGAFKNKWGEHGSGDGQLDGPSGLAIDADDNVYVVDQKNCRVHKFTADGRHLLQWGEKGEEEGQFNLPWGITLDTQDNVYVADWRNDRIQKFTADGRFLAAFGEPGEREGQFHRPAKPAVDAEGYIYVADWGNERVQLLALDGAFVQSLRGEATVSKWAQEFLDVNPDESTTRDQSNLVPDLPSHLNTPYLVSTQTEPYFWGPASVTLDVDGRLYVTESSRHRVQVYRRVRG
- a CDS encoding transposase family protein; this encodes MIEVLSELMVIRLAPGHVRSDNGPEYTARAASEWLGKVGPRTLYIESGAPWENGYIKSTMQPNAESLDETIGGQHADGRLHRAW
- a CDS encoding transposase family protein, whose translation is MASEQTLKVEGLDAFSRVFPVPIRGINSDNDSVFTNETLLGYCKERGIEFTRSWAYRKERSGMKKDGSH
- a CDS encoding NAD(P)-dependent oxidoreductase, with protein sequence MQTVGFIGLGNLGTPMARNIQRAGFPMVVFDVAEGATRPLLEGGARLAASPGEVAAASDVILSSVPGPPEVEQVALGPEGIVSGIGEGDVYVDISTSRPSLIREIARVFEGKGAHVLDAPVLTSPAAAENREVIVMPSGDREVFERLLPVFEAFADKVVYQGELGMGSACKLVNNMITLAVRQVVAEGLTLGMKAGLDLDALMEAGSRMILGTQKEGLERTVFRGEFEPPSFRQALARKDIGLANELARELSVPMPVANIVEQVAIQCGNRGWGDLDTHVIYRLQEIAAGVEIRQR